From a region of the Acidimicrobiales bacterium genome:
- the queD gene encoding 6-carboxytetrahydropterin synthase QueD, whose protein sequence is MRVRVTKAFTFEAAHRLPWHPGRCRELHGHHYRFEVTVEGPVGPDGMVVDFDDLATRVGDAVVARYDHRYLNDLLDNPTAELLAGDIWKRLEAAGVTPVRIRLWETPDSSVELLDR, encoded by the coding sequence GTGCGGGTCCGGGTCACCAAGGCGTTCACGTTCGAGGCCGCCCATCGCCTGCCCTGGCACCCGGGCCGCTGCCGTGAGCTCCACGGCCACCACTACCGCTTCGAGGTGACCGTCGAGGGCCCGGTCGGCCCCGACGGGATGGTCGTCGACTTCGACGACCTGGCCACCCGGGTGGGTGACGCCGTCGTGGCCCGCTACGACCACCGCTACCTCAACGACCTCCTCGACAACCCCACCGCCGAGCTGCTGGCCGGTGACATCTGGAAGCGGCTCGAGGCCGCCGGCGTCACCCCGGTGCGGATCCGGCTGTGGGAGACCCCCGACTCCTCGGTAGAGCTGCTGGACCGGTGA
- the queC gene encoding 7-cyano-7-deazaguanine synthase QueC: MSGPAGHVVLLSGGLDSTVCLALAAAEREAAGRGGDHGHGDLLALTFAYGQRHRLEVDRAAAVAARYGAEQLVVELDASAWGGSALTDPGIPVPTGPEIPTEGPAPGIPVTYVPARNIIFLAVALGVAEARDLDVVHIGVNAVDYSGYPDCRPEFLDAFRQVAAVGQKRGVEGSPVEVRAPLIDRPKAEIVRLGVELEAPLELTWSCYQPGPGPTPCGGCDSCRIRAAGFSAAGIPDPALSAASLG; this comes from the coding sequence GTGAGCGGCCCCGCCGGGCACGTCGTGCTCCTCTCCGGCGGGCTCGACTCGACCGTCTGCCTGGCCCTGGCCGCCGCCGAGCGGGAGGCTGCCGGCCGGGGAGGGGACCACGGGCACGGGGACCTCCTGGCCCTCACCTTCGCCTACGGCCAGCGCCACCGCCTCGAGGTCGACCGGGCCGCCGCGGTGGCCGCCCGCTACGGCGCCGAGCAGCTGGTGGTCGAGCTGGACGCCTCGGCCTGGGGCGGATCGGCGCTGACCGACCCCGGCATTCCGGTACCCACGGGCCCGGAGATCCCCACGGAGGGCCCCGCTCCGGGGATCCCGGTGACCTACGTCCCGGCCCGCAACATCATCTTCCTGGCCGTGGCCCTGGGGGTGGCCGAGGCGCGGGACCTCGACGTGGTGCACATCGGGGTGAACGCCGTCGACTACAGCGGCTACCCGGACTGCCGTCCCGAGTTCCTCGACGCCTTCCGGCAGGTGGCGGCGGTGGGCCAGAAGCGGGGGGTGGAGGGCTCTCCCGTCGAGGTCCGGGCGCCTCTGATCGACCGGCCCAAAGCGGAGATCGTCCGGCTGGGCGTCGAGCTGGAGGCGCCGTTGGAGCTGACCTGGTCGTGCTACCAGCCCGGGCCCGGGCCCACGCCCTGCGGGGGCTGCGACTCGTGCCGGATCAGGGCGGCCGGCTTCTCCGCGGCGGGGATCCCGGACCCGGCCCTCTCCGCCGCCTCTCTCGGATGA
- a CDS encoding 7-carboxy-7-deazaguanine synthase QueE, whose amino-acid sequence MSARPGDAGAGTILVSEAFSAIQGEGAHVGRRQVFLRLSGCNIRCGYCDQPEALELRPGPCRFEQTPGRRDWRVVPSPLAVNDAVAAVDRLWRAGPHHSVSVTGGEPLAQSGRLAELLPLMKGRGHRVHLETNGTLVAGLRRVAPWVDEVSMDLKLGSVDGQGVAPSTQRRFLEVAIDACPVAVKVVLGPETDPGELDAAMAMVAETAPAAPVFLQPVTPFAAVTRAPTPDEVLSWQELALARHGDVRVVPQTHKMIGQL is encoded by the coding sequence ATGAGCGCCCGGCCCGGGGACGCCGGGGCGGGCACCATCCTGGTGTCGGAGGCGTTCTCCGCCATCCAGGGCGAGGGCGCCCACGTCGGCCGCCGCCAGGTCTTCCTCCGCCTCTCCGGCTGCAACATCCGCTGCGGGTACTGCGACCAGCCCGAGGCTCTGGAGCTGCGCCCCGGGCCGTGCCGGTTCGAGCAGACCCCGGGGCGCCGGGACTGGCGGGTGGTCCCGAGCCCGCTGGCGGTGAACGACGCCGTCGCCGCCGTCGACCGGCTGTGGCGGGCCGGCCCCCACCACTCGGTGAGCGTGACGGGCGGGGAGCCGCTGGCGCAGAGCGGCCGGCTGGCCGAGCTCCTGCCCCTGATGAAGGGGCGGGGGCACCGCGTCCATCTCGAGACGAACGGGACCCTCGTGGCCGGCCTGCGCCGGGTGGCGCCCTGGGTCGACGAGGTCAGCATGGACCTCAAGCTCGGGAGCGTGGACGGCCAGGGGGTCGCCCCCTCCACCCAGCGGCGCTTCCTCGAGGTGGCCATCGACGCGTGCCCGGTGGCGGTGAAGGTGGTGCTCGGGCCGGAGACCGATCCCGGTGAGCTGGACGCCGCCATGGCGATGGTCGCCGAGACGGCGCCGGCGGCCCCGGTCTTCCTCCAGCCCGTCACCCCGTTCGCGGCCGTGACCCGCGCCCCCACCCCCGACGAGGTCCTGTCCTGGCAGGAGCTGGCTCTGGCCCGCCACGGCGACGTCCGCGTCGTCCCCCAGACCCACAAGATGATCGGGCAGCTGTGA